In one window of Streptomyces griseus subsp. griseus DNA:
- a CDS encoding DUF4193 domain-containing protein, with translation MATDYDTPRKTDDDVDQDSLEELKARRSDKTASAVDVDEFDAAEGLELPGADLSNEELAVRVLPKQADEFTCMSCFLVHHRSQLAREKNGQPICRDCD, from the coding sequence ATGGCAACGGATTACGACACCCCACGCAAGACCGACGACGACGTGGACCAGGACAGCCTCGAAGAGCTCAAGGCTCGTCGGAGCGACAAGACGGCCTCCGCGGTCGACGTCGACGAGTTCGACGCCGCCGAAGGCCTCGAACTGCCCGGCGCGGACCTCTCCAACGAGGAGTTGGCCGTCCGGGTCCTGCCCAAGCAGGCCGACGAGTTCACCTGCATGAGCTGCTTCCTGGTGCACCACCGCAGCCAGCTGGCCCGCGAGAAGAACGGCCAGCCCATCTGCCGCGACTGCGACTGA
- a CDS encoding PaaI family thioesterase, whose product MSGTSAALTPPADAVAPVRHPDAPAPGELLGAHYEHCFGCGEGQPHGLHLQARAGEGVSVTAEFTVKPAHQGAPGLAHGGVLATALDETLGSLNWLLRTIAVTGRLETDFVRPVPVDTVLHLDARITAVHGRKIYSTATGRIGGPEGPVAVRADALFIEVKVDHFIENGRPAEIQAAMADPDQVKRARAFEVNP is encoded by the coding sequence GTGAGTGGAACATCAGCAGCTCTGACACCCCCGGCCGACGCCGTCGCGCCGGTCCGGCACCCTGACGCCCCCGCCCCCGGGGAACTCCTCGGCGCACACTACGAGCACTGTTTCGGCTGCGGTGAGGGACAGCCCCACGGCCTGCACCTCCAGGCCCGGGCCGGTGAAGGCGTGAGTGTGACCGCCGAGTTCACCGTCAAGCCCGCCCACCAGGGCGCCCCCGGCCTCGCCCACGGCGGCGTGCTCGCCACCGCGCTGGACGAGACCCTCGGCTCGCTGAACTGGCTGCTGCGCACGATCGCGGTGACCGGCCGGCTGGAGACCGACTTCGTGCGCCCCGTGCCGGTGGACACCGTGCTGCACCTGGACGCCCGCATCACCGCCGTGCACGGCCGGAAGATCTACTCCACGGCCACCGGCCGGATCGGCGGCCCCGAGGGCCCCGTCGCGGTCCGGGCCGACGCCCTCTTCATCGAGGTCAAGGTGGACCACTTCATCGAGAACGGGCGGCCCGCCGAGATCCAGGCCGCCATGGCCGACCCGGACCAGGTCAAGCGTGCCCGAGCCTTCGAGGTGAACCCCTGA
- the dut gene encoding dUTP diphosphatase: MRSPVDVLIRLLDPDVPIPAYGHPGDAGADLVTTEAAELAPGERVVLPTGVSIALPDGYAAFVHPRSGLAARCGVALVNAPGTVDAGYRGEIKVIVVNLDPRESVRFERFDRIAQLVVQQVEKVRFHEVAELPGSARAEGGFGSTGGHASVDVAEGGITHGGNSYASVVSDREGQ; the protein is encoded by the coding sequence ATGCGCAGCCCCGTCGACGTACTGATCCGCCTCCTCGACCCGGACGTACCGATTCCGGCGTACGGACACCCGGGGGACGCCGGGGCCGACCTGGTGACCACCGAGGCCGCCGAACTCGCCCCCGGCGAGCGCGTGGTGCTCCCCACCGGCGTCTCGATCGCCCTGCCCGACGGGTACGCCGCCTTCGTGCACCCCCGCTCCGGCCTCGCGGCCCGCTGCGGAGTGGCCCTCGTGAATGCCCCAGGGACGGTGGATGCCGGGTACCGTGGGGAGATCAAGGTGATCGTGGTCAACCTCGATCCGCGCGAGAGCGTGCGATTCGAACGGTTCGACCGGATTGCCCAACTGGTCGTCCAGCAGGTCGAGAAGGTGCGCTTCCACGAGGTGGCGGAACTTCCCGGCTCGGCGCGGGCCGAAGGGGGCTTCGGGTCCACCGGCGGTCATGCGTCGGTGGACGTCGCCGAGGGCGGGATCACCCACGGTGGGAACAGCTACGCTTCGGTCGTATCCGACCGGGAAGGACAGTGA
- a CDS encoding DUF3710 domain-containing protein yields MFGRRKKSGSAEDEADEVRETEQVADEGTDGAAAGTRRSNLPPAPRPDGPWDLTEVSQPGEGRVDLGGIFVPGVEGMELRVEVAGDAIVAATVVLRDSAVQLQAFAAPKRQGIWGEVREEIASGITQQGGVIDEVEGPLGWELRAQVPVQLPDGTNGVQLVRFVGVDGPRWFLRGVISGQGAVQPEAAGLLETIFRDTVVVRGEGPMAPRDPIVLKLPNDAQMVPEGIQQEEQEGSKFSGGMGQLQRGPEITEVR; encoded by the coding sequence GTGTTCGGACGTCGCAAGAAGAGTGGTTCCGCCGAGGACGAGGCGGACGAGGTGCGCGAGACCGAGCAGGTCGCCGACGAGGGCACCGACGGGGCCGCCGCAGGCACCCGCCGGTCGAACCTTCCGCCGGCCCCCCGGCCCGACGGACCCTGGGACCTCACCGAGGTCTCCCAGCCCGGCGAGGGCCGGGTCGACCTGGGCGGCATCTTCGTGCCCGGGGTCGAGGGCATGGAGCTGCGCGTAGAGGTGGCCGGGGACGCGATCGTCGCCGCCACCGTCGTGCTCCGCGACAGCGCGGTCCAGCTGCAGGCCTTCGCGGCCCCCAAGCGGCAGGGCATCTGGGGCGAGGTCCGCGAGGAGATCGCCTCCGGCATCACCCAGCAGGGCGGCGTCATCGACGAGGTCGAGGGCCCGCTGGGCTGGGAGCTGCGCGCGCAGGTCCCCGTACAGCTCCCGGACGGCACCAACGGGGTGCAGCTCGTGCGCTTCGTCGGCGTCGACGGCCCCCGCTGGTTCCTGCGCGGGGTCATCTCCGGCCAGGGCGCGGTCCAGCCGGAGGCGGCGGGTCTGCTGGAGACGATCTTCCGGGACACCGTGGTGGTCCGCGGCGAGGGCCCGATGGCCCCCCGCGACCCGATCGTCCTCAAGCTCCCCAACGACGCCCAGATGGTGCCCGAGGGCATCCAGCAGGAGGAGCAGGAGGGCTCGAAGTTCTCCGGCGGCATGGGCCAGCTCCAGCGCGGACCGGAGATCACCGAGGTCCGCTAG
- the kdpF gene encoding K(+)-transporting ATPase subunit F, producing the protein MTAENITGLIVAVALLGYLVLALLHPERF; encoded by the coding sequence GTGACCGCCGAGAACATCACCGGCCTGATCGTGGCCGTCGCCCTGCTGGGCTACCTCGTCCTCGCCCTCCTCCACCCGGAGAGGTTCTGA
- the kdpA gene encoding potassium-transporting ATPase subunit KdpA yields the protein MSPFLAGLLQLLALVAALGLAYRPLGDHMARVYTSTRHLRAERWIYRAIGADPSVEMRWPAYLRAVLAFSFVGVLFLYALQRAQGVLPGSLGFASIDPDQAFNTAASFVTNTNWQSYAGEQAMGHLVQTGGLAVQNFVSAAVGMAVAVALVRGFARTRTGELGNFWTDLVRGTVRVLLPISVAGALVLVACGVIQNFSGIHGVGQFLGPPQQGNGGAVASQEVIKELGTNGGGYFNANSAHPFENPTPLSNLFQVFLILLIPTALTRTFGRMTGSVKQGYALLATMAVLWIGFTALMLWTESAHRGPAFEIAGGAMEGKETRFGIAGSALFAVATTLTSTGAVNSFHSSYTGFGGGITMLGMQLGEIAPGGVGSGLYGILIMAVIAVFIAGLMVGRTPEYLGKKIGIREIKLAACYLLVTPALVLGLTAAAMALPTPRDSMTNTGPHGFSEILYAYTSAANNNGSAFAGLAADTPWFNTTLGIAMLLGRFLPIVLVLALAGSLAEQRSVPATTGTLSTHKPLFSGVLLATILIVTGLTYFPALALGPLAEGLAS from the coding sequence ATGAGCCCCTTCCTCGCCGGTCTGCTCCAGCTGCTCGCCCTCGTCGCGGCACTGGGTCTGGCCTACCGTCCCCTCGGCGACCACATGGCCCGGGTCTACACCTCCACCCGCCACCTGCGGGCCGAGAGGTGGATCTACCGGGCCATCGGCGCCGACCCGTCCGTCGAGATGCGCTGGCCCGCCTATCTGCGCGCGGTCCTCGCCTTCTCCTTCGTCGGCGTTCTGTTCCTCTACGCGCTCCAGCGGGCGCAGGGGGTCCTGCCCGGCTCCCTGGGCTTCGCCTCGATCGACCCCGACCAGGCGTTCAACACCGCCGCCTCCTTCGTCACCAACACCAACTGGCAGTCGTACGCCGGTGAACAGGCCATGGGCCACCTCGTGCAGACCGGCGGCCTGGCCGTGCAGAACTTCGTCTCCGCCGCCGTCGGCATGGCCGTCGCCGTGGCCCTTGTCCGCGGCTTCGCCCGGACCCGCACCGGGGAGCTCGGCAACTTCTGGACCGACCTGGTGCGCGGCACCGTGCGCGTCCTGCTGCCGATATCCGTGGCCGGCGCCCTGGTCCTGGTCGCCTGCGGGGTCATCCAGAACTTCTCCGGCATCCACGGCGTCGGCCAGTTCCTCGGTCCGCCCCAGCAGGGGAACGGCGGCGCGGTCGCCTCGCAGGAGGTCATCAAGGAGCTGGGCACCAACGGCGGCGGCTACTTCAACGCCAACTCCGCCCACCCCTTCGAGAACCCCACACCGCTCTCCAACCTGTTCCAGGTCTTCCTCATCCTGCTCATCCCGACCGCGCTGACCCGCACCTTCGGCCGGATGACGGGCTCGGTGAAGCAGGGGTACGCGCTCCTCGCCACGATGGCGGTCCTCTGGATCGGTTTCACGGCGCTGATGCTCTGGACCGAGTCCGCCCACCGGGGGCCGGCCTTCGAGATCGCGGGCGGCGCCATGGAGGGCAAGGAGACCCGCTTCGGGATCGCCGGCTCGGCGCTCTTCGCGGTCGCCACGACGCTGACCTCGACCGGAGCGGTGAACTCCTTCCACTCCTCGTACACCGGATTCGGCGGCGGCATCACGATGCTGGGCATGCAGCTCGGCGAGATCGCCCCCGGAGGGGTCGGCTCCGGTCTCTACGGCATCCTGATCATGGCGGTCATCGCGGTGTTCATCGCCGGACTCATGGTCGGCCGGACCCCGGAGTACCTGGGCAAGAAGATCGGCATCCGGGAGATCAAGCTCGCCGCCTGCTATCTGCTCGTCACCCCGGCGCTCGTCCTCGGCCTCACCGCCGCGGCCATGGCCCTGCCCACCCCGCGTGACTCGATGACGAACACGGGACCGCACGGCTTCTCCGAGATCCTCTACGCCTACACCTCGGCCGCCAACAACAACGGCTCCGCCTTCGCCGGGCTGGCCGCCGACACCCCGTGGTTCAACACCACCCTCGGCATCGCGATGCTGCTCGGCCGCTTCCTGCCGATCGTCCTCGTCCTGGCCCTGGCCGGCTCACTGGCCGAACAGAGGTCCGTCCCCGCCACCACCGGCACCCTCAGCACCCATAAGCCGCTCTTCAGCGGGGTGCTCCTCGCCACGATCCTCATCGTCACCGGACTCACCTACTTCCCGGCCCTGGCACTGGGCCCGCTGGCTGAAGGGCTCGCGTCATGA
- the kdpB gene encoding potassium-transporting ATPase subunit KdpB, whose protein sequence is MSTLTDPRAARQAPPADHGPAGTRVGSGTLDARLMLRSLPDAVRKLDPRVMVKSPVMFVVLIGSVLTTVLAALDPDDWFGWAITGWLWLTTLFANLAEAVAEGRGRAQAETLRRARTDTVARRVTGTRSGSGSGSGSGEERVAGTELRIGDLVVCEAGDTVPGDGDVVEGVASVDESAITGESAPVIRESGGDRSAVTGGTKVLSDRVVIKITTKPGETFIDRMIGLVEGAARQRTPNEIALNILLASLSIVFLLAVVSLQPFAVYAGAEQSMIVLTALLVCLIPTTIGALLSAIGIAGMDRLVQRNVLAMSGRAVEAAGDVSTLLLDKTGTITLGNRQAAAFVPVAGVGEEELAGAARLSSLADETPEGRSVVALAEARHGPYGREAAADGAEWITFTARTRMSGVDLDGHRVRKGAARSVTAWVRERGGEVPGDAGEIADRIAAAGGTPLLVAVEDARGPRVLGVVHLKDVVKEGMPERFAELRRMGIRTVMITGDNPLTARAVADEAGVDDFLAEATPEDKMALIKREQAGGRLVAMTGDGTNDAPALAQADVGVAMNTGTSAAKEAGNMVDLDSDPTKLIEIVRIGKQLLITRGALTTFSIANDVAKYFAIIPAMFAVAYPSLDRLNIMRLASPESAILSAVVFNALIIMVLVPLALKGVRYRPASADTMLRRNLGLYGLGGLIAPFIGIKLLDLLISLIPGIG, encoded by the coding sequence ATGAGCACGCTCACCGACCCCCGTGCGGCGCGACAGGCACCGCCGGCCGATCACGGGCCCGCCGGGACCCGCGTCGGCTCCGGGACCCTCGACGCCCGGCTTATGCTCCGGTCCCTGCCCGACGCGGTACGGAAACTGGACCCCCGGGTGATGGTGAAGTCCCCGGTGATGTTCGTCGTCCTGATCGGCTCGGTGCTCACCACCGTGCTCGCGGCGCTGGACCCGGACGACTGGTTCGGCTGGGCGATCACCGGCTGGCTCTGGCTCACCACGCTCTTCGCCAATCTGGCGGAGGCGGTCGCGGAGGGGCGGGGGAGGGCGCAGGCCGAGACCCTGCGCCGGGCCAGGACCGACACCGTCGCCCGCCGCGTCACCGGCACCCGTTCCGGTTCCGGCTCCGGCTCCGGCTCGGGTGAGGAACGGGTCGCCGGAACGGAGCTGCGCATCGGGGACCTGGTGGTCTGCGAGGCCGGGGACACCGTCCCCGGGGACGGCGACGTGGTCGAAGGCGTCGCCTCCGTCGACGAATCCGCCATCACCGGCGAATCGGCACCGGTCATCCGGGAGTCCGGCGGCGACCGCTCGGCCGTCACCGGCGGCACGAAGGTGCTCTCGGACCGCGTCGTCATCAAGATCACCACCAAGCCGGGGGAGACGTTCATCGACCGGATGATCGGCCTGGTGGAAGGCGCGGCACGGCAGCGGACGCCCAACGAGATCGCCCTGAACATCCTGCTGGCGTCCCTCTCGATCGTCTTCCTCCTGGCCGTCGTCTCGCTCCAGCCCTTCGCCGTGTACGCGGGCGCCGAGCAGTCGATGATCGTGCTGACGGCCCTGCTGGTCTGCCTGATCCCCACCACCATCGGCGCACTGCTCTCCGCCATCGGCATCGCGGGCATGGACCGACTCGTCCAGCGCAACGTGCTGGCCATGTCGGGCCGCGCGGTCGAGGCGGCGGGCGACGTGTCGACGCTGCTCCTCGACAAGACCGGCACCATCACCCTCGGCAACCGGCAGGCGGCCGCGTTCGTCCCGGTGGCGGGGGTGGGCGAGGAGGAGCTCGCCGGGGCCGCACGCCTGTCCTCGCTCGCCGACGAGACCCCGGAGGGCCGGTCGGTCGTCGCCCTCGCGGAGGCGCGCCACGGGCCGTACGGGCGGGAGGCGGCGGCCGACGGTGCGGAGTGGATCACCTTCACCGCGCGGACCCGGATGTCCGGGGTGGACCTGGACGGCCACCGGGTCCGCAAGGGCGCCGCCCGGTCCGTGACCGCCTGGGTACGGGAGCGGGGCGGCGAGGTGCCCGGTGACGCGGGCGAGATCGCGGACCGGATCGCGGCGGCGGGCGGTACGCCGCTGCTGGTGGCCGTCGAGGACGCGCGCGGGCCCCGGGTCCTGGGCGTCGTCCACCTCAAGGACGTGGTGAAGGAAGGGATGCCGGAACGGTTCGCCGAACTGCGCCGGATGGGCATCCGTACGGTCATGATCACCGGCGACAACCCGCTGACCGCGCGGGCCGTCGCCGATGAGGCGGGCGTCGACGACTTCCTGGCCGAGGCCACCCCCGAGGACAAGATGGCCCTCATCAAGCGGGAGCAGGCCGGCGGACGGCTGGTCGCCATGACCGGCGACGGCACCAACGACGCCCCCGCGCTCGCCCAGGCCGACGTCGGCGTCGCGATGAACACCGGCACCTCCGCCGCCAAGGAGGCCGGGAACATGGTCGACCTGGACTCCGACCCCACCAAGCTCATCGAGATCGTCCGGATCGGCAAGCAGCTCCTGATCACCCGGGGCGCCCTGACCACGTTCTCCATCGCCAACGACGTCGCGAAGTACTTCGCGATCATCCCGGCCATGTTCGCCGTGGCCTACCCCTCGCTGGACCGGCTCAACATCATGCGCCTGGCCTCTCCGGAGTCCGCGATCCTCTCGGCCGTCGTCTTCAACGCGCTGATCATCATGGTGCTCGTACCGCTGGCCCTGAAGGGCGTCCGTTACCGGCCCGCTTCCGCCGACACGATGCTGCGGCGCAACCTCGGCCTGTACGGGCTCGGCGGCCTGATCGCCCCGTTCATCGGCATCAAACTCCTCGACCTGCTCATCTCCCTCATCCCTGGAATCGGCTGA
- a CDS encoding potassium-transporting ATPase subunit C, which produces MTHTHAGTTTRLLGAGLRALLVLTLVCGALYPLAVTGAAQALFPGRANGSEITAGGRTVGSELIGRRYDLPADRTGEAPAPDLRWFQPRPSAGLATNSVNTRYDLLVSGATNLSGDNEELIGRVKAAKEAVVADNSVPGHRVRPQDVPPDAVTSSGSGLDPHISPAYAELQVRRVAARNHLDPDQVTELVAHHTEGRTLGFVGEPRVNVLRLNIALRELTDAR; this is translated from the coding sequence ATGACCCACACCCACGCCGGCACCACCACCCGGCTGCTCGGAGCCGGGCTGCGCGCCCTGCTCGTCCTCACCCTGGTCTGCGGCGCCCTCTACCCGCTGGCCGTCACCGGAGCGGCCCAGGCGCTCTTTCCCGGCCGGGCCAACGGCTCGGAGATCACCGCCGGCGGCCGGACCGTCGGCTCGGAGCTCATCGGCCGGCGCTACGACCTTCCGGCGGACAGGACCGGCGAGGCGCCCGCACCCGACCTGCGCTGGTTCCAGCCCCGCCCCTCCGCCGGGCTCGCCACCAACAGCGTCAACACCCGCTACGACCTCCTCGTCTCCGGGGCCACCAACCTCTCCGGCGACAACGAGGAGCTGATCGGCCGGGTGAAGGCCGCCAAGGAGGCCGTGGTCGCCGACAACTCCGTACCGGGCCACCGTGTCCGCCCCCAGGACGTCCCTCCGGACGCCGTCACCTCCTCCGGGTCCGGTCTCGACCCGCACATCTCCCCGGCCTACGCCGAGCTCCAGGTCCGCCGGGTCGCCGCACGCAACCACCTGGACCCCGACCAGGTGACCGAGCTGGTCGCGCACCACACCGAGGGGCGGACGCTGGGCTTCGTCGGAGAGCCCCGGGTGAACGTCCTGCGGCTCAACATCGCCCTGCGGGAGCTGACGGACGCCCGCTGA
- a CDS encoding sensor histidine kinase, with translation MGRGTLRIYLGAAPGVGKTYAMLAEGHRRVERGTDCVVALVEHHDRPRTEVMLHGLEQIPRSEIDYRSAVFTEMDVDAVLERAPAVALVDELAHTNVPGSRNAKRWQDVEELLRAGIDVISTVNIQHLESLGDVVESITGVRQQETVPDEVVRRADQIELVDMSPQALRRRMAHGNIYQPDKLDAALSNYFRPGNLTALRELALLWTADRVDEYLQQYRGEHNIRTPWQARERIVVGLTGGPEGRTLIRRASRMAAKGSGSEILAVYIARSDGLTSASPKELAVQRTLVEDVGGTFHHVIGDDIPAALLEFARGVNATQIVLGSSRRKTWQYIYGPGVGATVARESGPDLDVHIVTHEEVAKGRGLPIARGARLGRARIISGWLVGVAGPLLLSLLLRSLENGPGLANDVLLFLFLTVAAALLGGLRPALASAAVGVMLLNYWFTPPTQTLTVQDPENFVAIVIFFAVAVAVSSVVDLAARRTHQAARLRAESEILSFLAGSVLRGETALDALLERVRETFAMESVALLERASDVDPWTCAGFVGPAPVARPDDADVDMPVGDNMALALSGRVLPAEDRRVLGAFAAQAAVVLDRQRLVSEADRARRLAEGNRIRTALLAAVSHDLRTPLAGIKAAVSSLRSDDVAWSPEDEAELLEGIENGADRLDHLVGNLLDMSRLQTGTVTPLIREIDLDEVVPMALGGVPEGSVDLDIPETLPMVAVDPGLLERVVANVVENAVKYSPGSEPIAVAASAHGERVELRVVDRGRGVPDEAKERIFEPFQRYGDAPRGAGVGLGLAVSRGFAEAMGGTLDAEDTPGGGLTMVLTLTAAPGREQARDRTVLPAGTTS, from the coding sequence ATGGGACGCGGCACACTCCGGATCTACCTCGGCGCGGCACCGGGCGTCGGCAAGACGTACGCGATGCTGGCCGAGGGCCACCGCAGGGTCGAGCGCGGCACCGATTGCGTGGTGGCCCTCGTGGAGCACCACGACCGGCCGCGCACCGAGGTGATGCTGCACGGCCTGGAGCAGATCCCGCGTTCGGAGATCGACTACCGCTCCGCCGTCTTCACCGAGATGGACGTCGACGCCGTCCTGGAGCGCGCGCCCGCCGTCGCCCTGGTGGACGAACTGGCCCACACCAACGTGCCCGGCTCCCGCAACGCCAAGCGCTGGCAGGACGTCGAGGAGCTGCTCAGGGCCGGGATCGACGTCATATCCACGGTCAACATCCAGCACCTGGAGTCGCTGGGCGACGTCGTGGAGTCGATCACCGGCGTACGCCAGCAGGAGACCGTCCCGGACGAGGTGGTGCGCCGGGCCGACCAGATCGAGCTGGTCGACATGTCGCCCCAGGCGCTGCGCCGCCGGATGGCGCACGGCAACATCTACCAGCCCGACAAGCTGGACGCCGCCCTCTCGAACTACTTCCGCCCCGGCAACCTGACCGCCCTGCGCGAGCTGGCCCTCCTGTGGACCGCCGACCGGGTCGACGAGTACCTCCAGCAGTACCGGGGCGAGCACAACATCCGCACCCCCTGGCAGGCCCGCGAACGTATCGTCGTCGGCCTCACCGGCGGCCCCGAGGGCCGCACGCTCATCCGCCGCGCCTCCCGGATGGCCGCCAAGGGCTCCGGCAGCGAGATCCTCGCCGTCTACATCGCGCGCAGCGACGGACTGACCTCCGCGTCGCCCAAGGAGCTCGCCGTCCAGCGCACCCTGGTCGAGGACGTCGGCGGAACGTTCCACCACGTCATCGGCGACGACATCCCCGCCGCCCTCCTGGAGTTCGCCCGCGGGGTCAACGCCACCCAGATCGTGCTGGGCTCCAGCCGCCGCAAGACCTGGCAGTACATCTACGGCCCCGGGGTCGGCGCCACCGTCGCCCGGGAGTCCGGACCCGACCTGGACGTCCACATCGTCACCCACGAGGAGGTCGCCAAGGGCCGCGGTCTGCCCATCGCGCGCGGCGCCCGGCTCGGGCGGGCCAGGATCATCTCGGGCTGGCTGGTCGGCGTCGCCGGTCCGCTCCTGCTCTCGCTCCTGCTGCGGAGCCTGGAGAACGGCCCCGGCCTCGCCAACGACGTCCTGCTCTTCCTCTTCCTGACCGTCGCCGCGGCCCTGCTCGGCGGGTTGCGGCCCGCCCTCGCCTCGGCCGCCGTCGGCGTGATGCTCCTGAACTACTGGTTCACCCCGCCGACCCAGACCCTCACCGTGCAGGACCCGGAGAACTTCGTCGCCATCGTGATCTTCTTCGCGGTGGCGGTGGCGGTCTCCTCGGTGGTGGACCTGGCGGCCCGCCGTACCCACCAGGCCGCCCGGCTGCGCGCCGAGTCGGAGATCCTCTCCTTCCTGGCGGGCAGCGTGCTGCGCGGGGAGACCGCCCTGGACGCGCTGCTGGAGCGGGTCCGCGAGACCTTCGCGATGGAGTCCGTCGCCCTGCTGGAGCGGGCCAGCGACGTCGACCCGTGGACCTGCGCCGGATTCGTCGGGCCCGCCCCGGTCGCCCGGCCCGACGACGCGGACGTGGACATGCCGGTCGGCGACAACATGGCGCTCGCGCTGTCGGGCCGGGTGCTGCCCGCCGAGGACCGCCGGGTGCTCGGCGCCTTCGCCGCCCAGGCGGCCGTCGTCCTGGACCGCCAGCGCCTGGTCTCGGAGGCCGACCGGGCCCGCAGGCTCGCCGAGGGCAACCGGATCAGGACCGCGCTGCTCGCCGCCGTCAGCCACGACCTGCGCACCCCGCTCGCCGGGATCAAGGCCGCCGTCAGCTCGCTGCGCTCCGACGACGTCGCCTGGTCGCCGGAGGACGAGGCCGAGCTCCTCGAAGGCATCGAGAACGGCGCCGACCGCCTCGACCACCTGGTGGGCAACCTGCTGGACATGTCCCGACTCCAGACCGGCACCGTGACGCCGCTGATCCGCGAGATCGACCTCGACGAGGTGGTGCCGATGGCGCTCGGCGGGGTCCCCGAGGGCAGCGTCGACCTGGACATCCCCGAGACGCTGCCCATGGTCGCCGTCGACCCGGGGCTGCTGGAGCGGGTCGTCGCCAACGTCGTCGAGAACGCCGTCAAGTACAGCCCCGGCAGTGAGCCCATCGCGGTGGCCGCCAGCGCGCACGGCGAACGCGTCGAGCTCCGGGTCGTCGACCGGGGACGCGGCGTCCCCGACGAGGCCAAGGAGCGGATCTTCGAGCCCTTCCAGCGGTACGGTGACGCCCCGCGCGGCGCCGGGGTGGGCCTCGGCCTCGCGGTCTCCCGGGGCTTCGCCGAGGCCATGGGCGGCACCCTGGACGCCGAGGACACGCCGGGCGGCGGGCTCACCATGGTCCTGACCCTGACGGCCGCACCGGGCCGGGAGCAGGCCCGGGACCGGACGGTGCTCCCGGCCGGGACCACCTCATGA
- a CDS encoding response regulator → MTRVLVVDDEPQIVRALVINLKARKYEVDAAPDGATALQLAAARHPDVVLLDLGLPDMDGVEVIKGLRGWTRVPILVLSARHTSDEKVEALDAGADDYVTKPFGMDELLARLRASVRRSEPVGQDIGEDLAIVETAGFTVDLAAKKVHRDGRDVRLTPTEWHLLEVLVRNGGRLVSQKQLLQEVWGPSYGTETNYLRVYMAQLRRKLEADPSHPRHFVTEPGMGYRFERG, encoded by the coding sequence ATGACCCGGGTGCTTGTGGTCGACGACGAGCCGCAGATCGTACGCGCCCTCGTGATCAACCTGAAGGCCCGCAAGTACGAGGTCGACGCCGCCCCCGACGGGGCGACCGCCCTCCAGCTCGCCGCCGCCCGCCACCCCGACGTCGTGCTCCTGGACCTCGGGCTGCCCGACATGGACGGGGTCGAGGTGATCAAGGGCCTGCGCGGCTGGACCCGGGTCCCGATCCTCGTCCTCTCCGCGCGCCACACCTCCGACGAGAAGGTGGAGGCGCTGGACGCGGGAGCCGACGACTACGTCACCAAGCCGTTCGGCATGGACGAGCTGCTGGCCCGCCTGCGCGCCTCCGTACGCCGCTCGGAACCGGTCGGCCAGGACATCGGCGAGGACCTCGCGATCGTGGAGACGGCCGGCTTCACCGTCGACCTGGCGGCCAAGAAGGTGCACCGCGACGGCCGCGACGTACGGCTCACCCCCACCGAGTGGCACCTGCTGGAGGTCCTCGTCCGCAACGGCGGCCGCCTGGTCAGCCAGAAACAGCTCCTCCAGGAGGTCTGGGGGCCCTCCTACGGCACCGAGACCAACTATCTGCGGGTCTACATGGCCCAGCTCCGGCGCAAGCTGGAGGCGGACCCCTCACACCCCCGCCACTTCGTCACCGAGCCCGGGATGGGCTACCGCTTCGAGCGCGGCTGA
- a CDS encoding OB-fold nucleic acid binding domain-containing protein, translating to MSAVPRHEKAGRAERPSGRFRRMLDRLSSSQEDLESQELREDTQATGCTRISECSDRQIVKVAGTLRTVTLRPRAGVPALEAELFDGTEPLDVVWLGRRSIVGIEPGRRIIASGRVAMSHGRRVLFNPTYELRPLGKE from the coding sequence ATGAGTGCTGTTCCCCGACACGAGAAGGCCGGCAGGGCGGAGAGGCCTTCCGGGCGCTTCCGCCGTATGCTCGACCGGCTCTCCAGCTCCCAGGAGGACCTGGAGTCCCAGGAGCTGCGGGAGGACACCCAGGCCACCGGATGCACGCGGATATCCGAGTGCTCCGACCGCCAGATAGTCAAGGTGGCTGGTACGTTGCGGACCGTCACCCTCCGTCCCCGGGCCGGAGTGCCCGCCCTGGAGGCGGAGCTCTTCGACGGCACCGAGCCGCTGGACGTGGTCTGGCTGGGCCGTCGCTCCATCGTCGGCATAGAGCCGGGCCGCAGGATCATCGCCTCGGGCCGGGTCGCCATGAGCCACGGGCGCCGGGTGCTGTTCAACCCCACATACGAACTCCGACCGCTCGGCAAGGAGTAG